A region from the Aegilops tauschii subsp. strangulata cultivar AL8/78 chromosome 5, Aet v6.0, whole genome shotgun sequence genome encodes:
- the LOC141022254 gene encoding cytochrome P450 CYP94D108-like has product MLLLLLLPAILYISHRIVRRTLAKKKPSSHGLTSHPLLGHLYAFLKNRHRFLDWSTDLIIGSPERRMGFWIPGMITCIITGNPADVEHVLRTNFANYPKGDSTIPVMGDFLGHGIFNSDGEQWLWQRKSASREFTTHSLRGFVIDSVQSEVRNRLLPLLRRAGASGGHKVLDMQDVLERFAFDTVCMISFGHDPCSLADDGVLTDGKSDFMRAFIEAQELTVKRWLEVTWKIKRWLDVGKERRLRKAIANVHGFAMDIVRARRQSSSGNNNRGDLLSRLVASGDHGDEALRDIVLSFLLAGRETTSSALTWFFWLVSSRPNVVARIADEVRSVRFTTGTHPGDPFTFDDLRSMQYLHAALTESMRLYPPVAIDSSETCAADDTLPDGTHVGAGWSITYNAYAMGRLATIWGTDCAEFKPERWLDDDGAFRPVSPFLYTVFHAGPRTCLGKEMAYVQMKSIVASVLEEFVVDVMADKAGGGVPEHALSITLRMKGGLPVQIRRRLEA; this is encoded by the coding sequence ATGCTCCTGCTCCTGCTGCTTCCTGCCATACTCTACATTTCCCACCGCATCGTGCGGCGTACTCTGGCCAAGAAGAAGCCGAGCAGCCATGGCCTCACTAGCCACCCGCTGCTCGGCCATCTCTACGCGTTCCTCAAGAACCGCCACCGCTTCCTCGACTGGTCGACCGACCTCATCATCGGCAGCCCGGAGAGGAGGATGGGCTTCTGGATTCCCGGGATGATCACCTGCATCATCACGGGCAACCCGGCCGACGTCGAGCACGTCCTGCGCACCAATTTCGCCAACTACCCCAAAGGCGACAGCACCATCCCCGTCATGGGCGACTTCCTCGGCCACGGCATCTTCAACTCCGACGGGGAGCAATGGCTCTGGCAGCGCAAGAGCGCCAGCCGTGAGTTCACCACGCACTCGCTCCGCGGTTTCGTCATCGATTCCGTGCAGTCCGAGGTCAGAAACAGGCTGCTGCCGTTGCTGCGACGCGCGGGGGCCAGCGGCGGCCACAAGGTTCTCGACATGCAGGACGTGCTCGAGCGATTCGCGTTCGATACCGTCTGCATGATCTCCTTCGGCCACGACCCGTGCTCCCTCGCCGACGACGGTGTCTTGACAGACGGCAAGTCAGACTTCATGCGTGCCTTCATCGAGGCGCAAGAACTCACCGTTAAGCGGTGGCTGGAGGTCACCTGGAAGATCAAGAGGTGGCTCGATGTCGGCAAAGAGCGCCGCCTGAGGAAGGCCATCGCCAACGTACATGGGTTCGCCATGGACATCGTCCGCGCCCGCCGTCAAAGCTCGTCTGGGAATAACAACAGAGGCGACCTTCTGTCAAGGCTCGTGGCGAGCGGCGATCACGGCGACGAGGCGCTCCGGGACATCGTCCTCAGTTTCCTGCTCGCCGGCCGCGAGACGACATCCTCCGCGCTGACGTGGTTCTTCTGGCTCGTGTCGTCCCGACCGAACGTTGTCGCACGCATCGCCGACGAGGTCCGCTCGGTTCGGTTCACAACGGGCACCCACCCTGGCGATCCATTCACGTTCGATGATCTCCGGAGCATGCAGTACCTGCACGCCGCGCTCACCGAGTCGATGAGGCTCTACCCACCGGTGGCGATTGACTCCTCCGAGACATGTGCGGCAGATGACACGCTCCCTGATGGCACGCACGTCGGTGCCGGCTGGTCCATCACATACAATGCGTACGCCATGGGGCGGCTCGCCACGATATGGGGCACAGACTGCGCCGAGTTCAAGCCCGAGCGGTGGCTCGACGACGATGGGGCTTTCCGGCCGGTGAGCCCGTTCCTGTACACGGTGTTCCACGCCGGACCGAGGACGTGCCTTGGGAAGGAGATGGCATACGTGCAGATGAAGTCCATTGTCGCCAGTGTTCTCGAAGAATTTGTGGTCGACGTCATGGCCGATAAGGCCGGCGGCGGCGTGCCAGAGCACGCGCTTTCGATAACCCTGAGGATGAAGGGTGGCTTGCCTGTCCAAATAAGGAGAAGGCTGGAAGCCTAG